The genomic segment CGGCGATCGTCCCGGAGAGGACGTCGCCGGTGCCGGCGGTCGCGAGGCCCGGCGCGCCGCCGCGCGAGATCGCGACGCGCTCGCCGTCGGCGATGATCGTGTCGTCGCCCTTCAGCACGACCACGGCGCCGGAGAGACGTGCCGCCTCGCGCACGGATTCGAGGCGGTGCGCGGAGACGTGTGAGGAATCGCGCCCGAGCAGGCGCCCGAGCTCGCCGGCGTGTGGGGTGAGGACGGTCGGCGCGGTGCGCGATCGCAGCGAGTCGAGGCGCTCGGCGTGGGCGTTGAGCCCGTCGGCGTCGATCAGAACTGGAGCTTCGATGCGCCCGACGGCCTCGCGGGCGAGTGCCAGAGACCCGTCGTCGCGGCCGAGCCCCGGCCCGACGACCACGGCGTCGGCGCGGGCGGCGGCGTCAGCGACCTCTTCGGCATCGGCGACGTCGAGTCGTCCGGACGCGGACCCGATGCCCTTGGTCATCGTCTCGGTCAGTTTCACCTCGAGGATCGGCTCGAGATCGGCGGGGACGACCGCGCTGACGTACCCGGCTCCGGCGCGACCCGCGGCTTCGGCGGCCATGCAGACGGCGCCGGTGAGCCCGCGCGAGCCGCCGATCACGACGACCGACCCCGAGGCGAACTTCGACCCACCGGCGGCCCGCAGGGGCGCGAGCTCGAGCACGCCGTCGCGGATCAGGCCGGCGGCGGGCTCGGCCGGGTCACCCTTCGGGATCCCGATCTCCGCCACCTCGAGCCGACCGGTGGCGCTCTTGCCGGGGTCGATCCAGTGTCCCACCTTCGCC from the Thermoleophilia bacterium SCSIO 60948 genome contains:
- a CDS encoding NAD(P)H-hydrate dehydratase — protein: MESWLEPILDADGMRAADSWAIEARGVPSLRLMETAGAALAAKTAEVARGSRAPIRVVCGKGNNGGDGVVAARLLAELGHPVDLILLWPADELSEDSGANLARYKGEPIERLDGAIAADLEGSAVVIDAIFGTGFSGSPRAPADAAIAAMNACGAPIVSADMPSGVDGSTGEADGEVPRCAATVTFHGAKVGHWIDPGKSATGRLEVAEIGIPKGDPAEPAAGLIRDGVLELAPLRAAGGSKFASGSVVVIGGSRGLTGAVCMAAEAAGRAGAGYVSAVVPADLEPILEVKLTETMTKGIGSASGRLDVADAEEVADAAARADAVVVGPGLGRDDGSLALAREAVGRIEAPVLIDADGLNAHAERLDSLRSRTAPTVLTPHAGELGRLLGRDSSHVSAHRLESVREAARLSGAVVVLKGDDTIIADGERVAISRGGAPGLATAGTGDVLSGTIAALLARGVEPFAAACAGVHAHLRAGRIAAKRIGAAESVVATDVIAALPHGLRAGEGR